The following proteins are co-located in the Nitrospira sp. genome:
- the pnp gene encoding polyribonucleotide nucleotidyltransferase has protein sequence MKHVVEIELAGRRLTLETGRIAKQADGAIWATYGDTVVLATAVASQTAKPGVDFLPLTVDYQEKTYAAGKIPGGYFKREGRPSEREVLTSRLIDRPLRPLFPEGYYFETQVITSVLSADKTGVSDVIAIIAASAALAISPIPFNGPIAGVKIGRVNGQLVVNPDLETLESSELQLVVAGTADAVMMVEAGANELSEATMLEAIELAHSEIKKIVAKIEELRKLAGKPKREVRQEPIDPGLAEQVRKLVAGPIREAILIPNKSARQERLDHVLAEALVALKSDEPNRDRHVKIVFHGLEYTEVRNMILEKRVRADGRGPADIRPITCEVGVLPRAHGSAVFTRGETQSLAVVTLGTTDDEQRIDALEGEYMRTFMLHYNFPPFSVGEARPLRSPGRREVGHGALAERALKSIMPGKDKFPYTIRIVSEILESNGSSSMATVCGGTLALLDAGVPIKEPVAGIAMGLIKEGNQVLVLSDILGLEDHLGDMDFKVTGTKNGVTALQMDIKIGGINSDLMREALAQAKAGRLHILGCMAQALTAPRTKLSAFAPRIFPMKIKQDKIRDVIGPGGKMIRSIIAETGVKINVEDTGDVTIASSDEASAQKAIDMIKRLTEEVEVGKIYLGTVRKIMDFGAFVEVLPGTDGLVHISQLAHHRVKAVTDEVKEGDQIKVKVLEIDKQGKIRLSRKEAMPAPAGSPTTEPTPAG, from the coding sequence ATGAAACATGTTGTAGAGATCGAGCTGGCCGGCCGCCGCTTGACGCTGGAAACCGGCCGAATTGCCAAGCAGGCGGATGGAGCGATTTGGGCCACCTACGGCGACACTGTCGTGTTGGCGACGGCGGTTGCCTCGCAGACGGCCAAGCCGGGTGTGGATTTTCTTCCCCTCACCGTGGACTACCAAGAAAAAACCTATGCGGCCGGCAAGATTCCCGGGGGATACTTCAAGCGTGAGGGTCGTCCCTCGGAGCGGGAAGTGCTCACCAGCCGGTTGATTGATCGTCCCCTTCGTCCGCTCTTTCCCGAAGGCTACTATTTCGAAACGCAAGTGATCACCTCCGTGCTGTCGGCAGATAAGACCGGCGTGTCTGATGTGATTGCCATCATCGCCGCTTCCGCGGCTTTGGCGATTTCGCCGATTCCATTCAACGGACCGATCGCAGGCGTCAAAATTGGCCGCGTGAACGGGCAGCTTGTGGTTAATCCGGATCTGGAAACATTGGAATCCAGTGAGCTCCAGCTCGTGGTGGCCGGTACGGCCGATGCCGTCATGATGGTCGAGGCGGGAGCCAATGAATTGTCGGAAGCGACCATGCTGGAAGCGATTGAACTCGCCCACAGCGAGATCAAGAAAATCGTGGCGAAGATTGAAGAATTGCGCAAGTTGGCCGGCAAGCCGAAGCGGGAAGTGCGCCAGGAACCGATTGATCCAGGCTTAGCCGAGCAGGTGCGCAAACTGGTTGCCGGACCGATTCGCGAAGCGATCCTGATTCCGAATAAAAGTGCGCGACAGGAGCGCCTGGACCACGTGTTGGCGGAGGCGCTAGTGGCTCTGAAGTCGGATGAGCCGAATCGGGATCGGCACGTCAAGATTGTTTTCCACGGACTGGAATATACCGAAGTCCGCAATATGATTCTGGAGAAGCGGGTTCGCGCGGATGGGCGCGGACCGGCGGACATTCGTCCGATTACCTGCGAAGTCGGAGTGTTGCCGCGCGCACACGGATCGGCGGTGTTTACACGTGGAGAAACGCAGAGTTTGGCCGTGGTCACGTTGGGGACCACTGACGATGAACAGCGTATTGATGCTCTGGAAGGAGAGTACATGCGCACGTTCATGCTGCATTATAACTTTCCGCCCTTCAGCGTCGGCGAGGCCCGGCCGCTCCGGTCTCCCGGACGTCGTGAAGTCGGACACGGAGCTCTCGCCGAGCGTGCGTTGAAGTCGATCATGCCTGGAAAAGATAAATTCCCCTATACGATTCGGATCGTGTCGGAAATTCTGGAGTCCAACGGCTCCTCATCCATGGCGACGGTGTGTGGAGGCACGCTGGCGCTGTTGGACGCGGGGGTGCCGATCAAGGAGCCGGTCGCCGGCATCGCCATGGGTTTGATCAAAGAAGGCAACCAGGTGTTGGTCTTGTCCGACATTCTCGGGCTTGAGGACCACTTGGGTGATATGGATTTCAAGGTGACCGGAACGAAAAACGGGGTGACGGCGCTGCAGATGGACATCAAGATCGGGGGGATCAACTCCGACCTGATGCGGGAAGCGCTGGCACAGGCGAAGGCGGGGCGGCTGCATATCCTGGGATGCATGGCTCAGGCCTTGACGGCCCCGCGGACCAAGTTGTCCGCGTTTGCACCGCGCATTTTCCCGATGAAGATCAAGCAAGACAAGATCCGGGACGTCATCGGGCCAGGTGGAAAAATGATCCGCAGCATCATTGCGGAGACCGGTGTGAAGATTAACGTTGAGGACACGGGCGATGTGACGATCGCGTCGTCGGACGAGGCGTCGGCACAAAAGGCCATCGACATGATCAAGCGCCTGACCGAAGAAGTTGAGGTCGGGAAGATTTATCTGGGTACGGTCCGCAAAATCATGGATTTCGGCGCCTTCGTCGAGGTGTTGCCTGGAACAGACGGGTTGGTCCATATCTCCCAGTTGGCCCACCACCGCGTGAAGGCGGTCACCGATGAGGTCAAGGAAGGTGATCAGATCAAGGTGAAGGTGTTGGAGATCGACAAGCAGGGGAAAATTCGCCTCAGCCGCAAGGAAGCGATGCCGGCGCCGGCCGGGTCTCCCACCACTGAACCCACACCCGCGGGATAA
- a CDS encoding insulinase family protein has translation MYRKIVLDNRLRIVAELLPTLKSVTIGIWVNVGSRDERSGEEGLSHFLEHMFFKGTRSRTATQISREIDALGGEMNAFTTRETTTFYVKVLDQQLEAALELLSDLFYRSRFESKEVEKEKQVVLEEIRMVQDDPEDLVQELHMKHTLGSHPLGRPILGQAPRIQALGRNDLVSYVGSHYDPERTVIAVAGNFTWKHLEKLLVRYFSASHKGVAVKPSRRPPEVQGGVLVKRKSLEQVHLCLGLQGLSAGHKDRYAAHALNGVLGGSVSSRLFQEVREKRGLVYSIYSFLSTYSDGGMTTVYAGTRPKEVARVVEVVCRELKKLRTHGIDAKDLARVKNQMKGSLMLSLESSHSRMSKLAKDELTQGSHVSLEQMIGEIDRVTTDQVYRVAQTLLDQRCLAITALGPIPANSLQSFAS, from the coding sequence GTGTATCGAAAGATCGTACTCGACAACCGGCTGCGCATCGTCGCTGAACTGCTTCCGACCTTGAAGTCCGTGACCATCGGGATCTGGGTCAACGTCGGGTCGCGCGATGAACGGTCGGGTGAAGAGGGGTTGTCCCACTTTCTCGAACACATGTTTTTCAAGGGGACACGGAGCCGGACGGCCACGCAGATCTCCCGCGAAATTGATGCGCTCGGCGGAGAGATGAATGCCTTCACGACCAGGGAGACGACCACCTTTTATGTGAAGGTGCTGGATCAGCAGTTGGAGGCGGCCCTAGAGTTGCTCTCCGACCTGTTCTACCGTTCGCGGTTTGAATCCAAGGAAGTCGAAAAAGAAAAGCAGGTGGTGTTGGAGGAAATCCGGATGGTCCAGGATGATCCGGAGGATCTGGTCCAGGAACTCCACATGAAACATACGCTCGGCAGTCATCCGTTGGGCCGGCCGATTCTCGGGCAGGCTCCTCGGATCCAAGCCTTGGGGCGCAACGACCTCGTTTCGTATGTTGGCTCGCATTACGACCCGGAGCGCACGGTGATTGCGGTGGCGGGCAACTTCACGTGGAAGCATCTCGAAAAATTGCTGGTGCGCTACTTTTCTGCATCTCACAAAGGTGTGGCGGTCAAGCCGAGCCGTCGTCCGCCGGAAGTGCAGGGAGGGGTGCTGGTAAAACGCAAATCGCTCGAGCAAGTGCATTTGTGTTTGGGGCTGCAGGGGTTAAGCGCCGGGCACAAGGATCGATATGCGGCGCACGCCTTGAACGGGGTGCTGGGCGGCAGCGTAAGTTCGCGCCTGTTCCAGGAAGTACGCGAGAAACGCGGATTGGTGTATTCAATTTATTCGTTCCTCTCCACCTACTCGGATGGAGGGATGACTACGGTCTATGCCGGCACGCGTCCTAAGGAAGTGGCGCGCGTGGTCGAAGTGGTATGCCGTGAACTCAAGAAGCTTCGTACGCATGGCATTGATGCAAAAGACCTGGCCCGCGTCAAGAACCAGATGAAGGGCAGTCTCATGCTCAGTCTCGAAAGCTCTCATAGCCGAATGAGTAAGCTGGCCAAGGATGAATTGACCCAGGGCAGCCATGTTTCCCTTGAACAAATGATCGGGGAGATTGATCGAGTCACCACCGATCAGGTATATCGAGTGGCGCAAACTCTGTTGGATCAACGGTGTCTTGCGATTACGGCGCTCGGGCCGATTCCGGCGAACAGTCTTCAGTCGTTTGCGTCATAA
- the mutS gene encoding DNA mismatch repair protein MutS — protein sequence MGDTDGTPLMRQYREIKQAYRDAILFFRVGDFYEMFQEDAVEASKLLSIALTSRDKSSETPIPLCGVPHHAATNYIAKLLRAGRTVALCEQVEDPKLAKGLVRREVVRLYTPGTLIDSEFLPAAESNILAAVATRLRTGGPDGKDCSFGLATLEVSTGDFWLCEFHGPHAPSALLDELTRLEPKELLFADDLPPAEQEWVSEVTGPRCCAQPTAWFDLEAGRVRLQEHFRVHSLDAFGCHTLTLGIQAGAAVLRYVRETQPSASLDHIRQVRVRHQHEAMHVDSVTIRNLELVRSSGRTDESSARSSSTLLGVLDHTVTAMGSRLLREWLLRPLVTCVPIEARLTAVDELYQQLDARVRLRSALRPVQDISRLCSRMSLGVANPRDVLALKLSLSSLPAIHAELSGLQAPLLIDLTTSWDHATDLYELIEHAVVSEAPVSIRDGGILKDGYHPDVDELRKASREGKGWIASLEAKERARTGIDSLKIRYNQVFGYYLEVTKANLGKVPSDYIRKQTLVNAERFMTAELKELEERVTGADTKLIALEQQLFEALRTALAAQTARLQDISQRLAILDVLASLAETAARHRYVRPVVDTGDVLSIRQGRHPVVERLDLSGGFIPNDTHLDLRTSRLHILTGPNMAGKSTYLRQVALITLMAQIGSFVPATEARIGLVDRIFTRVGASDNLAAGQSTFMVEMTESAHILNCATARSLILLDEVGRGTSTYDGLSIAWAIAEFIQDPARLGARTLFATHYHEMTQLEGLRDGIANYSVAVQERNGQVLFLRKIIPGGADRSYGIHVAQLAGLPEAVIQRAKAVLAQLESTTSSPQPIRETQQALRFDATLPAPHPMLEEVRQMDLFSMTPLDALNRLAALQQRLLKEE from the coding sequence ATGGGTGACACTGACGGCACACCCTTAATGCGGCAGTACCGCGAGATCAAGCAAGCCTACCGCGATGCCATTCTGTTTTTTCGAGTCGGTGATTTCTACGAAATGTTTCAGGAGGACGCAGTCGAAGCCTCCAAACTGCTGTCGATCGCGCTCACTTCGCGCGACAAGTCGAGCGAGACTCCGATCCCCCTCTGTGGCGTTCCCCATCATGCCGCCACCAACTACATCGCCAAGCTGCTTCGGGCAGGCCGCACTGTAGCCCTGTGCGAACAAGTCGAAGATCCCAAATTGGCCAAGGGCCTGGTGCGACGGGAAGTTGTCCGGCTCTACACGCCCGGCACGCTGATAGATAGCGAGTTTCTTCCCGCCGCCGAATCCAATATTCTCGCCGCGGTGGCGACCCGTCTCAGGACCGGAGGTCCTGACGGCAAGGACTGTTCATTCGGCCTGGCCACGCTCGAAGTTTCGACCGGTGATTTTTGGCTGTGCGAATTTCATGGTCCGCATGCGCCGAGTGCGCTCTTGGATGAACTTACCCGACTGGAACCGAAGGAATTGTTGTTTGCTGACGACCTCCCGCCCGCCGAACAGGAGTGGGTGAGCGAGGTGACCGGCCCGCGTTGCTGCGCCCAACCCACGGCGTGGTTTGATCTGGAGGCGGGGCGTGTCAGGCTGCAAGAACATTTTCGCGTCCATTCGCTCGATGCCTTCGGGTGTCACACCCTCACACTTGGCATCCAGGCCGGTGCGGCCGTTCTGCGCTACGTCCGAGAAACGCAACCCAGCGCCTCGCTCGACCACATTCGACAGGTCCGTGTGCGCCATCAGCACGAGGCCATGCATGTGGATAGTGTCACGATACGAAATCTGGAGCTCGTACGATCAAGCGGCCGCACCGACGAATCATCCGCGCGTTCATCCTCTACCCTTTTGGGGGTCTTAGACCACACCGTGACCGCGATGGGGAGTCGGCTGCTCCGAGAATGGCTGTTGCGACCGTTGGTGACCTGCGTCCCCATTGAGGCACGCCTGACTGCCGTCGACGAACTCTACCAACAGCTCGATGCACGAGTCCGGCTTCGGTCGGCCTTGCGACCCGTTCAGGACATCTCCCGTCTCTGCAGCCGCATGTCCCTGGGCGTGGCGAACCCACGGGATGTCTTGGCCCTCAAATTGTCCCTCTCTTCGCTTCCGGCCATTCACGCCGAATTGTCGGGGTTGCAGGCGCCGCTCCTGATCGATCTGACTACCTCGTGGGACCATGCCACAGACTTATATGAGTTGATCGAACACGCCGTTGTGTCAGAGGCACCGGTGTCGATTCGTGACGGGGGCATTCTGAAGGACGGCTACCACCCGGATGTGGACGAACTCCGCAAAGCCAGCCGCGAAGGTAAAGGCTGGATCGCCAGTCTGGAGGCCAAGGAACGCGCGCGAACCGGAATCGACTCGTTGAAAATTCGCTACAACCAGGTGTTTGGCTATTACCTAGAGGTCACGAAAGCCAATCTGGGCAAGGTACCCTCCGACTACATCCGGAAGCAGACGCTCGTCAACGCGGAGCGATTCATGACCGCGGAGCTAAAAGAACTCGAAGAGCGTGTCACCGGAGCAGACACCAAACTTATTGCCCTGGAACAGCAACTCTTCGAGGCGTTACGAACCGCGCTCGCCGCACAAACGGCGCGGCTCCAGGACATCAGTCAGCGGCTGGCCATATTGGACGTGCTGGCCTCCCTCGCCGAAACCGCCGCGCGACATCGCTATGTGCGACCCGTGGTGGATACGGGCGATGTCCTCTCCATCAGGCAAGGCCGCCACCCGGTCGTGGAACGGCTCGATCTCTCGGGGGGATTTATCCCTAATGATACTCACCTGGATCTTCGAACCAGTCGCCTCCACATTCTTACCGGACCCAATATGGCCGGCAAGAGCACCTATCTCCGTCAAGTCGCTCTCATTACCTTGATGGCACAGATCGGAAGCTTTGTCCCGGCAACCGAGGCTCGGATCGGACTCGTGGACCGCATCTTCACCCGCGTGGGCGCCTCAGACAATCTCGCCGCCGGCCAAAGCACATTCATGGTGGAGATGACCGAATCTGCCCATATTCTCAACTGCGCCACCGCACGCAGCTTGATCCTGCTCGATGAGGTCGGACGAGGAACCAGCACCTATGATGGATTGAGCATCGCCTGGGCCATCGCAGAATTTATTCAAGACCCTGCCCGGCTTGGCGCACGTACGCTGTTTGCGACGCACTACCATGAGATGACGCAGTTGGAGGGACTGCGAGACGGCATTGCGAACTATTCGGTGGCGGTACAAGAACGGAATGGCCAGGTCCTGTTTCTGCGAAAAATCATCCCTGGGGGGGCTGATCGCAGCTATGGCATTCATGTCGCCCAATTGGCAGGTCTTCCAGAAGCGGTCATCCAGAGAGCCAAGGCGGTCCTCGCTCAACTTGAATCCACCACTTCCTCCCCGCAGCCGATTCGCGAAACGCAGCAGGCACTCCGGTTCGATGCCACGCTCCCGGCGCCCCATCCCATGCTGGAAGAAGTCCGGCAAATGGATCTCTTCTCCATGACCCCACTCGATGCCCTCAATCGCCTCGCAGCTCTCCAACAGCGCCTCTTGAAGGAAGAGTAG
- a CDS encoding LapA family protein, translated as MIRLILVGTLLLLALSFVLQNQEQEVTLRYFFGLRSASILIYKPILASFGVGLLVSGILLFPAWVRGRIELRRKTKALQEAEVDLERLRQALDKAARRVGTSSDLPAEGEPADG; from the coding sequence TTGATCCGATTGATACTGGTGGGCACGCTGCTACTACTTGCGCTGTCGTTTGTGCTCCAGAATCAAGAACAGGAAGTCACCTTACGGTATTTTTTCGGCCTCCGCTCCGCCTCCATTTTGATCTACAAACCGATCCTGGCCTCGTTTGGCGTCGGCCTTCTGGTTTCAGGCATCCTTCTCTTTCCCGCCTGGGTACGCGGACGCATTGAGCTGCGCCGCAAAACCAAGGCCCTGCAAGAAGCCGAAGTGGACCTTGAACGCCTACGCCAGGCTCTCGATAAAGCCGCGCGCCGCGTAGGAACCTCGTCAGATCTTCCCGCCGAGGGAGAACCGGCCGATGGGTGA
- the tsaE gene encoding tRNA (adenosine(37)-N6)-threonylcarbamoyltransferase complex ATPase subunit type 1 TsaE, whose product MPSRRPRTPKPQRASDASTPETRAGAWPIGKPWRLLLRTPQETHRLGHCAGTLLHGGEIIALFGELGTGKTSLVRGMAEGLLADSTAVSSPTFTLIHEYRGRLPLIHTDLYRLTAPQLEDTGLGDYIDGHTVVAIEWADRWGAGLPADRLEVRLTHHPSAARRASITATGPSAARLLGQLRAGLSAHRPTRVVRQTRVQ is encoded by the coding sequence ATGCCATCGCGCCGACCACGCACGCCTAAGCCGCAACGTGCATCCGACGCCTCTACTCCTGAGACGCGCGCAGGAGCATGGCCCATCGGCAAACCCTGGCGCCTCCTTCTTCGCACTCCGCAAGAGACGCACCGCCTGGGCCATTGTGCGGGCACGCTGCTCCATGGAGGGGAAATCATCGCCCTGTTCGGCGAGCTCGGCACCGGGAAGACCTCGCTGGTTCGAGGCATGGCCGAAGGATTGCTGGCCGACTCCACAGCCGTCAGTAGCCCCACGTTCACCCTGATCCATGAATATCGCGGGCGCCTGCCCCTGATCCATACGGATCTGTACCGGCTGACCGCTCCCCAACTGGAAGACACAGGCCTCGGCGACTACATAGATGGGCACACCGTCGTCGCCATCGAATGGGCGGATCGATGGGGCGCGGGCCTGCCTGCGGACCGCCTGGAGGTTCGTTTGACGCATCATCCATCGGCCGCACGGCGCGCCAGTATCACGGCCACAGGGCCGTCGGCGGCCCGTCTCCTGGGCCAGCTTCGCGCCGGCTTGTCCGCGCACCGCCCCACTAGAGTGGTTCGACAAACCCGTGTACAATGA
- a CDS encoding NAD(P)H-hydrate dehydratase: MLPIITAEQMRRLDDRTITEAHVSSLVLMERAGAGVVTQLEAQYGPVTAKSVTILCGKGNNGGDGFVVARLLRRKKARVHVLLLTSSSELSRDAKTMYQRFQRMAGQAAVTRPANAETIEQRLTASDLVVDAILGTGLSTAVTGLYRDAIEAINKAARPTIAVDLPSGLHADSGAILGAAVQADLTVTFGLPKVGLYCGAGIDCAGKVCLVDIGIPPTFVDAIGSRLMLLTDSAARKAIPARRPSSHKGTYGHLGIIAGSVGKTGAAAMAALAALRIGTGLVTVAVPSSVNDVLEAKLLEAMTIPMPDTKARTFARSGLDRLLAFASARDAVAIGPGLTTHPETVELVQEFVKRVGKPCVLDADALNALAGKASLLTECTHPPIITPHPGEMARLEAEATTQSVNEDRLGTATRFARERGVFVILKGARTVIARPDGLAAICPTGNPGMATAGTGDVLTGMVGGLLAQGLTPWDAACTATYFHGLAGDLAAQHLSQAGMITRDLIRQIPYAIAPTTHA, from the coding sequence ATGCTACCGATCATAACCGCTGAACAAATGCGCCGGCTTGATGATCGAACGATCACGGAAGCCCATGTTTCGTCGCTGGTGCTGATGGAACGGGCGGGGGCCGGTGTCGTGACTCAACTTGAGGCGCAGTATGGACCGGTCACTGCAAAGTCGGTGACGATCCTGTGCGGCAAAGGCAACAATGGAGGAGACGGCTTCGTCGTGGCCCGGCTGTTGCGACGCAAAAAAGCGCGGGTCCACGTACTACTGCTCACATCGTCCTCTGAACTGAGTCGCGATGCGAAGACCATGTATCAACGGTTTCAACGAATGGCCGGGCAAGCAGCCGTAACGCGTCCCGCTAATGCGGAAACCATTGAGCAACGCCTGACAGCCAGCGACCTCGTTGTGGATGCGATTCTCGGCACCGGCCTTTCCACCGCTGTCACCGGCCTCTACCGTGATGCGATCGAAGCCATCAACAAGGCCGCCCGTCCGACGATCGCAGTCGATCTTCCTTCTGGTCTGCATGCCGACAGCGGCGCAATTTTGGGCGCGGCGGTACAAGCAGATCTCACCGTCACCTTCGGATTGCCAAAGGTAGGCCTGTACTGCGGGGCTGGCATTGATTGCGCCGGGAAGGTCTGCCTGGTCGATATCGGCATTCCCCCGACGTTTGTCGACGCCATTGGCAGCCGGTTGATGCTCCTCACGGACAGCGCCGCGCGAAAAGCGATTCCCGCCCGCCGCCCCTCCTCGCACAAAGGCACCTACGGCCATCTCGGCATCATCGCCGGATCGGTCGGAAAAACCGGTGCCGCAGCCATGGCGGCGCTCGCGGCACTTCGAATCGGAACCGGCCTTGTCACGGTGGCGGTGCCGTCCAGCGTCAACGATGTCCTGGAGGCTAAATTGTTGGAAGCCATGACGATCCCAATGCCGGACACGAAAGCGCGCACGTTCGCGCGCTCAGGCTTGGATCGTCTGTTGGCATTCGCGAGCGCCCGTGATGCGGTCGCCATCGGTCCCGGCCTCACCACTCACCCGGAAACCGTCGAACTCGTGCAAGAATTCGTCAAACGAGTCGGCAAACCCTGCGTGCTGGACGCCGACGCACTGAATGCCCTCGCAGGAAAAGCCTCGCTTCTCACGGAATGCACGCACCCACCCATCATCACGCCGCACCCCGGTGAAATGGCCAGACTGGAAGCCGAGGCGACGACGCAATCCGTCAATGAAGACCGCCTCGGCACCGCCACCCGATTTGCCCGTGAGCGCGGAGTCTTTGTAATTCTTAAAGGCGCCAGGACGGTGATTGCCAGACCCGATGGACTGGCTGCCATCTGTCCCACCGGCAACCCTGGAATGGCTACCGCCGGCACCGGGGATGTCTTAACCGGCATGGTCGGCGGCTTGCTGGCCCAAGGCCTGACGCCCTGGGATGCCGCCTGTACCGCCACCTACTTTCATGGCCTGGCCGGAGATCTGGCCGCACAACACCTCAGCCAAGCCGGCATGATCACCCGCGATCTCATCCGGCAGATTCCCTATGCCATCGCGCCGACCACGCACGCCTAA
- a CDS encoding pyridoxine 5'-phosphate synthase, with protein MARLGVNIDHVATLRQARGGTDPDPLTAAILVELAGADGLVVHLREDRRHIQDRDLTMLREIVRTKLDLEMAADDAMAKIALSVKPDLVTLVPERRQELTTEGGLDVATHRERIQKIVDLLRDGGIPTSLFVEPSLDQIKAAHKVGAAYVELHTGRYANAKRSKEEDEEFEAITQAAKLAYKLGLGVSAGHGLTYKNVKRLAKLPEIVEFNIGHSIIARSVLVGLVQAVREMKELLQ; from the coding sequence ATGGCTCGACTGGGCGTCAATATCGATCATGTGGCGACACTCCGGCAGGCGCGTGGAGGAACGGATCCCGATCCGCTGACCGCCGCCATCCTGGTGGAACTCGCCGGCGCAGACGGCTTGGTCGTGCATCTCCGGGAGGATCGCCGCCATATCCAAGACCGCGACCTCACCATGCTGCGGGAAATCGTTCGAACCAAACTCGATTTAGAAATGGCTGCCGATGACGCCATGGCCAAGATCGCCCTGAGCGTGAAGCCCGACTTGGTCACCCTCGTGCCCGAACGTCGTCAGGAACTGACCACGGAAGGCGGGCTGGATGTCGCCACCCACCGTGAACGGATTCAAAAGATTGTCGATTTGCTTCGAGACGGGGGCATCCCCACGAGTCTTTTCGTGGAACCCAGCCTCGACCAAATCAAGGCCGCCCATAAGGTCGGCGCGGCTTACGTCGAACTGCACACCGGCCGATACGCCAACGCGAAACGGTCCAAGGAAGAAGACGAGGAGTTTGAGGCGATTACCCAGGCAGCCAAACTGGCGTACAAACTGGGCCTCGGCGTAAGTGCCGGGCATGGGTTGACTTACAAAAACGTCAAACGCCTAGCCAAACTGCCGGAGATCGTCGAATTCAATATCGGTCACAGCATCATTGCCCGGTCCGTGCTGGTTGGGCTCGTCCAGGCCGTCCGTGAAATGAAGGAATTGCTGCAGTAG
- the alaC gene encoding alanine transaminase: protein MSISDGFYRIKRLPPYVFAQVQSLKFEARQRGEDIIDFGMGNPDQPTPPHIVDKLIEASKKAKNHRYSASRGITKLRHAITGWYKRNYDVELDPETEAIVTIGSKEGLAHLALATIGPGDVVLTPTPTYPIHMYSFIIAGGEVRGIELRQDSDFFDDLLRVYRQTLPRPRILVINFPHNPTTAVVDLEFFKKIVAFAKEHDVIVIHDLAYADIAFDGYKAPSFLQVPEAKDVGVEFYTLSKAYNMPGWRVGFCVGNREVVGALAKLKSYLDYGIFQPIQIASTVALNGPQDCVKDVVQRYQNRRNVLVNGLNRIGWPVALPRATMFVWARIPDPFRHMGSLEFSKLLLREAKVAVSPGIGFGEGGDEYVRFALVENEHRTRQALRGIRKVLNLDDQEP from the coding sequence ATGTCGATCAGCGACGGTTTTTACCGCATCAAGCGACTTCCTCCGTACGTATTTGCCCAGGTGCAATCCCTCAAGTTCGAGGCGCGTCAGCGAGGTGAGGATATCATTGACTTCGGGATGGGCAATCCGGACCAGCCCACCCCGCCCCATATCGTCGATAAGCTGATCGAAGCATCGAAGAAGGCCAAGAATCATCGCTATTCCGCGTCGCGCGGCATCACGAAACTTCGCCATGCGATCACCGGTTGGTATAAGCGCAACTACGACGTCGAATTGGATCCTGAGACCGAAGCAATCGTCACGATCGGGTCGAAGGAAGGTCTCGCGCACCTGGCGCTGGCCACGATCGGGCCGGGCGATGTGGTGCTGACCCCGACGCCGACGTATCCCATCCATATGTACAGTTTTATTATTGCGGGCGGCGAAGTGCGCGGGATTGAACTGCGACAGGATAGCGATTTTTTCGATGATCTGCTGCGTGTCTATCGCCAGACCTTGCCACGCCCGCGCATCCTGGTCATCAACTTTCCCCACAACCCCACGACCGCGGTGGTCGATCTCGAGTTCTTCAAGAAAATCGTCGCGTTTGCCAAAGAACACGATGTCATTGTGATTCACGATTTAGCCTACGCGGATATCGCCTTCGACGGATATAAGGCGCCGAGTTTTTTGCAAGTGCCGGAGGCGAAGGATGTGGGCGTCGAGTTCTATACGCTGTCCAAGGCGTACAACATGCCGGGCTGGCGAGTTGGGTTTTGTGTGGGTAATCGTGAGGTGGTGGGCGCACTCGCGAAGCTGAAGAGCTATTTGGACTACGGTATTTTTCAGCCGATCCAAATCGCCAGCACCGTTGCGTTGAACGGACCGCAAGATTGCGTCAAGGATGTGGTGCAGCGGTATCAAAACCGCCGGAACGTCCTGGTGAACGGGCTCAATCGTATCGGTTGGCCGGTGGCCTTGCCTAGGGCCACGATGTTCGTCTGGGCCCGTATCCCGGACCCGTTCCGGCATATGGGGTCGTTGGAGTTTTCAAAATTGTTGTTGCGAGAGGCGAAGGTGGCCGTGTCACCGGGAATCGGATTCGGAGAGGGTGGAGATGAATACGTCCGATTCGCTCTGGTGGAAAATGAGCATCGTACGCGCCAGGCCCTCCGAGGAATTCGGAAGGTGTTGAACCTGGATGATCAGGAGCCATGA